The stretch of DNA TCATCACCAGCGTGTAGATGACGATCTCCCACCAGGTCCAGTTGGCAAGGCCGTTGGCGGCCCAGTCAAGAATAGTGTCGAACAAACTGTTCTCCGTCGGTTAAACAGGGACTTTCCCGTGCAATCCGGCTGGGGCCGGTACACACAACGCGCAGAAAAAATAGCTGCGAATCTATTGATTGCGATAGCTGTCTGGCGCTTGCCACGGGACCCGAAGTCGCTCCGGGCTCCCCCAGGGCAGGCACGCGGGGCGCCGGCCGTGGCTAGCGGCTCATGAAGCGAGCCGGGTACGAGCCGCTGCAATCTGGCGGCTGTCTGATGTGGGAGCGGGATGTCTCAACCCGCGACAACCCGGCATTCTACCGGATCGCCGAGGGCGCAAGCATACGCTATTTCCCGGATTTGGACGGGGTGCAACGGTTTTCGTTCCACGGGTGGCGCATCCGTCGCCCGCTCTGTGTTCCCCTTGCCGGGGAGTTCAGGAGGCGTTTGCAGCCTCTGGCAAAATGCTTGCCTTCGGACCGCCGGGGCCCCCAGGCAGCGTCTCATGCATCACACGGAGTTCGCGCTGCGGGTACGGAATGGAGATGCCGTGCTCGCGCAGCGTACGCCAGATGGCGCGGTTCATCGCCGATTGCACCCCAAGCTTGCCGTTCTGCGGATCGGCCACGAACACCGCGACTTCGTATTCGATGCCACTGTCGGCGAAAAGCACCAGGAAGGCCGCGGGCTCAGGGTCGGGCAGCACGCGCGGCAATGTGCGCACGCATTCGGTCAGCAGCGCGATCACGGTCTCGGGATCGGCGCTGTAGTCGGCTTGCACGCGTGTCGCCACGCGCACGTTGGTATTCGAGAACGAATGGTTCTGCACCGACTGCGCCACCAGCTGCTCGTTCGGCACCAGCGTCTCGCCGTCGCCGTTGCGCACCACGGTGTAGCGGGTGCGGATCTGCGACACGATGCCGGTGTACTTGTCCACCGTGATCTGGTCGCCCAGCTTGACCGAGCGGTCCAGCAGGATGATAAAGCCCGAGATGTAATTGCTGGCGATCTTCTGCAAACCCAGCCCCAGGCCCACGCCCAGCGCGCCGCCGAAGACCGACAGCACGGTCAGGTCGATGCCCACCAGCGACAGGCTCAGCAACAGCGACACCAGCAGCAGCAATGCCTTGGAAATCCGCGTCAGCACCACCTTCAGGTTGCCGTCGAGGTTGGCCGAACGCATCAGCCGCTCTTCCAGCCACGAGCCGAACCACAGCGCCACCAGCACGGTCAGCAGGATCCAGACCACCGCCATCAGGGTCTCGGCCACGCTGATCTTCTGCTTGCCGCCGATCGAGAAGCGCACGCTCTCCATCCAGCCCACCACGTCGCCGAGCACGCCCAGCACGTACAGGGCCATGCCCACCCAGACCAGCGTGGTCAGCACCTTTTCCACCAGCAGCAGCATGCCGTGCAGCTGGCCGCTGCCGGACATGACGCGGCGCAGCACGTAGAAGGTGAAATTCAGCGC from Cupriavidus taiwanensis encodes:
- a CDS encoding mechanosensitive ion channel family protein; this translates as MNGETLSDLGGLKDLKASHSMFGKMLDDLIRDAGGPGFFWQLLVLAGCLLVAWPLARFVVRRLEARYEASSFSVRFAAASLERAMFPLAGWALVLVARFALAPLIPVSVLRLALVPLFGITALNFTFYVLRRVMSGSGQLHGMLLLVEKVLTTLVWVGMALYVLGVLGDVVGWMESVRFSIGGKQKISVAETLMAVVWILLTVLVALWFGSWLEERLMRSANLDGNLKVVLTRISKALLLLVSLLLSLSLVGIDLTVLSVFGGALGVGLGLGLQKIASNYISGFIILLDRSVKLGDQITVDKYTGIVSQIRTRYTVVRNGDGETLVPNEQLVAQSVQNHSFSNTNVRVATRVQADYSADPETVIALLTECVRTLPRVLPDPEPAAFLVLFADSGIEYEVAVFVADPQNGKLGVQSAMNRAIWRTLREHGISIPYPQRELRVMHETLPGGPGGPKASILPEAANAS